In Opitutus sp. ER46, one DNA window encodes the following:
- a CDS encoding transcriptional repressor, protein MIASTQPNPSLPPAAKPVAKPSTPVELATAKLKAAGLRITQPRLAILGAMSKRTQPTSIEQIHEDVGADNCDLVTVYRCVAAFEEIGVVRRAFFHNGTAMYEMNLGGPARYHVVCKQTNRIEELDDATTEELRKAVEAVQQKLRDRGFTDVEHIVEFFGVAPQAAATPAPAAAVAAQV, encoded by the coding sequence ATGATCGCTTCGACTCAACCGAACCCCTCCCTTCCTCCGGCCGCCAAGCCGGTAGCCAAGCCTTCCACTCCGGTGGAGCTTGCCACGGCAAAGCTTAAAGCCGCTGGCTTGCGCATCACGCAGCCTCGCCTCGCCATTCTGGGTGCCATGAGCAAGCGCACCCAGCCGACGAGCATCGAACAGATTCACGAGGATGTGGGCGCGGACAACTGCGATCTCGTCACCGTCTACCGCTGCGTCGCCGCTTTCGAGGAAATCGGCGTCGTTCGCCGGGCGTTCTTCCACAACGGCACCGCGATGTACGAGATGAATCTCGGCGGGCCGGCCCGTTACCACGTCGTCTGCAAGCAGACGAATCGTATCGAAGAGCTGGATGACGCGACCACCGAAGAACTTAGAAAAGCCGTCGAGGCCGTCCAGCAGAAGCTCCGCGATCGCGGCTTCACCGACGTCGAGCACATCGTCGAGTTCTTTGGCGTTGCTCCCCAAGCCGCCGCCACACCGGCCCCTGCCGCTGCCGTCGCCGCTCAGGTCTGA
- a CDS encoding ABC transporter permease codes for MIGRRLLLMVPTLLVVSLIVFALVQLPPGDFATVRVMRLEMQGGGEAEALAAELRKSFHLDEPLLERYARWMGFKWFVSFESQDAGLLQGNLGLSMEHEKPVSEVIGDRVMLTLVVSVATVIFTWAVALPAGIFSAVRQYSVGDYVLTFGAFLAMSVPSFLLALITMYAAKRWLGLNIDGLFSPEFATMRGWNWPKIVDLLKHLWLPVMVLGFGSAAGMIRVMRANLLDELKKPYVTTARAKGLRPIRLLLKYPVRLALNPLVSSLGGLFPQLVSGGAIVAMVLSLPMVGPTLLDALVAEDVYLAGSMLMVLSVLGMVGTLVSDLLLLWLDPRIRLTAEPPA; via the coding sequence CTGATTGGGCGCCGGCTCCTGCTGATGGTCCCGACGCTGCTGGTCGTGTCACTGATCGTTTTTGCCCTGGTGCAGTTGCCACCGGGCGATTTCGCGACGGTGCGGGTGATGCGGCTGGAGATGCAGGGAGGCGGGGAGGCGGAGGCTCTTGCGGCCGAGTTGCGGAAGAGCTTTCACCTGGATGAACCGTTGCTTGAACGGTACGCGCGCTGGATGGGCTTCAAGTGGTTCGTTAGCTTCGAGTCGCAGGACGCCGGCCTGTTGCAGGGCAATCTGGGCTTGTCGATGGAGCACGAGAAGCCGGTGAGCGAGGTGATCGGGGATCGGGTGATGCTGACGCTCGTGGTGTCGGTCGCCACGGTCATCTTTACGTGGGCGGTGGCATTGCCGGCGGGAATATTCTCCGCCGTGCGCCAGTACTCGGTCGGGGACTACGTCCTCACATTCGGGGCGTTCCTGGCGATGTCGGTACCCTCGTTCCTGCTGGCTTTGATCACGATGTACGCGGCGAAGCGTTGGCTTGGATTAAACATCGACGGTCTGTTTTCACCGGAGTTTGCGACGATGCGCGGCTGGAACTGGCCCAAGATCGTCGATCTGTTGAAGCACCTCTGGCTCCCGGTGATGGTTCTGGGGTTCGGCTCGGCCGCCGGGATGATCCGCGTGATGCGGGCAAATCTGTTGGACGAACTGAAGAAGCCATACGTAACAACCGCACGTGCCAAAGGCCTCAGGCCGATCCGCCTGTTGCTGAAATATCCGGTGCGGCTGGCGTTGAATCCGCTGGTTTCGAGTCTCGGCGGACTTTTCCCGCAGCTCGTCTCGGGCGGTGCGATCGTGGCGATGGTCCTGAGCCTGCCGATGGTAGGTCCCACGTTGCTCGATGCCCTCGTCGCGGAGGATGTCTATCTCGCTGGCTCGATGCTAATGGTGCTTAGCGTGTTAGGTATGGTCGGCACCCTTGTGAGCGACCTCCTGCTCCTGTGGCTCGATCCGCGCATTCGGCTTACGGCGGAACCACCGGCGTAG